The following are encoded together in the Eleftheria terrae genome:
- a CDS encoding M16 family metallopeptidase — protein MTDHRLDSDTSLITLHNGVRVLAIDMPHLETASVSVFVRSGSQHESRSLNGISHLVEHMAFKGTLTRDCQQINLDAERLGAEVNAHTDKDHTAYHMRGLARDAERFVQMLGDIVQNGTYPEAELERERQVILQEYMEDEDDALSTAYKLFDKTCFGSHAVAQPIIGTRANIERFTREDLVGYVQRQYTAANVVVGVAGPVAAEQMARAAEAAFGAMPTGTPHRVAPPEYRGGIRASRLPGYSQSHVVLGFPTPALHDPRHHASVLAAALFGEGMSSPLLDQVRERLGLVYHAACSADVMELCGQFVIEASTVPEHLEPLLVTVMRLLREHADATNPVGLERARNQIVVRQLQNQERSFGRLEAAAQDVFVYGRVRPGAELRACLQEVTPAQVRDAFAQMLACPLALAIAGKVSLATKDRVRALVAEAGGTPLPSDAA, from the coding sequence ATGACCGACCACCGCCTGGATTCCGACACCTCCCTCATCACCCTGCACAACGGCGTGCGCGTGCTCGCCATCGACATGCCGCACCTGGAGACCGCCAGCGTCAGCGTGTTCGTGCGCAGCGGCAGCCAGCATGAAAGCCGGTCGCTGAACGGCATCAGCCACCTGGTGGAGCACATGGCCTTCAAGGGCACGCTGACGCGCGACTGCCAGCAGATCAACCTCGATGCCGAGCGGCTGGGCGCGGAGGTCAATGCCCATACCGACAAGGACCACACCGCGTACCACATGCGGGGACTGGCGCGCGACGCCGAACGCTTCGTGCAGATGCTGGGCGACATCGTGCAGAACGGCACCTACCCCGAGGCCGAGCTCGAGCGCGAGCGCCAGGTGATCCTGCAGGAGTACATGGAGGACGAGGACGACGCGCTGTCCACCGCCTACAAGCTGTTCGACAAGACCTGCTTCGGCAGCCACGCGGTGGCGCAGCCCATCATTGGCACGCGGGCCAACATCGAGCGCTTCACGCGCGAGGACCTGGTGGGCTATGTGCAGCGGCAATACACCGCCGCCAACGTGGTGGTGGGCGTCGCCGGCCCGGTGGCTGCCGAGCAGATGGCTAGGGCGGCGGAAGCGGCCTTCGGCGCCATGCCCACCGGCACGCCGCACCGGGTGGCGCCGCCCGAGTACCGGGGCGGCATCCGGGCCAGCCGGCTGCCCGGCTACAGCCAGTCGCACGTCGTGCTGGGCTTTCCCACGCCGGCGCTGCACGACCCGCGGCACCATGCCAGCGTGCTGGCCGCGGCGCTGTTCGGCGAAGGCATGAGCTCGCCCCTGCTGGATCAGGTGAGGGAGCGGCTGGGCCTGGTCTACCACGCGGCCTGCTCGGCGGACGTGATGGAGCTGTGCGGCCAGTTCGTGATCGAGGCCTCCACCGTGCCCGAACACCTCGAGCCCCTGCTGGTGACGGTCATGCGCCTGCTGCGGGAGCACGCGGATGCCACCAACCCGGTGGGCCTGGAGCGCGCGCGCAACCAGATCGTGGTGCGGCAGCTGCAGAACCAGGAGCGGTCGTTTGGCCGCCTGGAGGCAGCTGCGCAGGATGTGTTCGTCTACGGCCGGGTGCGGCCCGGCGCCGAGCTGCGCGCCTGCCTGCAGGAGGTGACGCCCGCTCAGGTGCGCGACGCCTTCGCGCAGATGCTGGCTTGCCCGCTGGCGCTGGCCATCGCCGGCAAGGTCAGCCTGGCCACCAAGGACCGGGTGCGGGCGCTGGTGGCCGAAGCGGGCGGCACGCCGCTGCCCTCGGACGCGGCCTGA
- a CDS encoding tetratricopeptide repeat protein, producing the protein MMRRLLTLCSAALLLGCGSDPQAELAAGKRLLLQAGADAGAVQAGLLHLQAAADEGLPAAAYHLGLLYRRGAPGVPADAAAAERWLVMAAQAGLPQAQFALAQALRAPAGGPAREAEARHWLERAAEQELPEAHLALALAHRHGELGLEPDDRTAQLHFMEAQHALRHPRPAP; encoded by the coding sequence ATGATGCGCCGGCTGCTGACCCTGTGCTCCGCCGCCCTGCTGCTCGGCTGCGGCAGCGACCCGCAGGCCGAGCTGGCCGCCGGCAAGCGCTTGCTGCTGCAGGCCGGCGCGGATGCCGGTGCGGTACAGGCCGGGCTGCTCCACCTGCAGGCCGCGGCGGACGAGGGACTGCCCGCAGCGGCCTACCACCTCGGCCTGCTCTACCGGCGCGGCGCGCCCGGCGTGCCGGCCGATGCAGCGGCCGCCGAGCGCTGGCTGGTCATGGCGGCGCAAGCCGGCCTGCCGCAGGCCCAGTTCGCGCTGGCGCAGGCCCTGCGGGCACCGGCCGGCGGGCCGGCCCGCGAAGCAGAGGCCCGCCATTGGCTGGAACGGGCCGCCGAGCAGGAACTGCCCGAGGCCCACCTGGCGCTGGCACTGGCGCACCGCCATGGCGAACTCGGCCTGGAACCGGACGACCGCACCGCCCAGCTGCATTTCATGGAAGCGCAGCACGCGCTGCGGCATCCCCGGCCGGCGCCCTGA
- a CDS encoding bifunctional 2',3'-cyclic-nucleotide 2'-phosphodiesterase/3'-nucleotidase, whose amino-acid sequence MLPTRPSTARLAGTAALALLTLHGCGGGSSGSGTPPRETPAVAEGTRTTVALLETTDLHNNVLSYDYFRLAEDKSLGFERVATLIQQARKEYPNHVLLDNGDTIQGSALADYQALVKPLSCDQTLAMYKVMNALKYDGAGVGNHEFNYGLPFLNQVTGSRFEVDGVAAGTPCAGPDFPLVLSNVVSLKSGAPLFSPWRILTKTFTATGPDGRAVAVPVRIGIIGFTPPAIMAWDKRWLDGKVATRGVVESAQRYVPEMRAQGADLVVAIAHGGLDDSPYHPDMENASWHLARSGGIDAMLIGHSHQVFPNPGSTVPQFNLPGVDKARGTVHGVPTVMANYWGRHLGLIKLELVFHDGKWSVDTNRTQVEARSTQQADKSYVEVAPEVARAVEAEHQATIAYVKTPIGSTDFRMNTYFADVGDVSAIQVVNQAQAAYVADYIAANLPQYAALPVLSVSAPFKSGFGGGSDYTDVAQGQLAINNAADLYLYPNTVYAVKVSGSELRAWLETAAQRFNRIDPARSDDQWLISGFPGYNFDVLTSPDLSYEIDVTQAVGSRIKELRYKGQPLAADAQFIVATNNYRASGGGGFPGLDGSKTVYASPDANRDVLIAYIKANRDLTRAANGSARSWRFSKVATQGRVLFKSAAGQLALAHAAGLSTVSVVNNDDGSGKNLAVYAIDLQQ is encoded by the coding sequence GTGCTCCCTACCCGACCCTCCACTGCCCGCCTGGCCGGCACCGCCGCGCTGGCCCTGTTGACGCTGCATGGCTGCGGCGGCGGAAGCTCCGGCTCCGGCACGCCGCCGCGCGAGACGCCGGCGGTGGCCGAAGGCACCCGCACCACGGTGGCGCTGCTGGAGACGACCGACCTGCACAACAACGTGCTCAGCTACGACTACTTCCGCCTGGCCGAGGACAAGTCGCTCGGCTTCGAGCGGGTGGCCACGCTGATCCAGCAGGCCCGCAAGGAGTATCCCAACCACGTGCTGCTGGACAACGGCGACACCATCCAGGGCTCGGCACTGGCCGACTACCAGGCACTGGTCAAGCCGTTGTCGTGCGACCAGACGCTGGCCATGTACAAGGTGATGAACGCCCTGAAGTACGACGGCGCCGGTGTCGGCAACCATGAATTCAACTACGGCCTGCCCTTCCTGAACCAGGTGACCGGCAGCCGCTTCGAGGTGGACGGCGTGGCCGCCGGCACGCCCTGCGCCGGCCCGGACTTCCCGTTGGTGCTGTCCAATGTGGTCAGCCTCAAGAGTGGCGCACCGCTGTTCAGCCCGTGGCGCATCCTCACCAAGACCTTCACCGCCACCGGCCCGGACGGCCGCGCGGTGGCGGTGCCGGTGCGCATCGGCATCATCGGCTTCACGCCGCCGGCCATCATGGCCTGGGACAAGCGCTGGCTCGACGGCAAGGTGGCCACCCGCGGCGTGGTGGAGTCGGCACAACGCTATGTGCCCGAGATGCGGGCGCAGGGGGCCGACCTGGTGGTGGCCATCGCGCACGGCGGGCTGGACGATTCGCCCTACCACCCGGACATGGAGAACGCCAGCTGGCACCTGGCCCGCAGCGGCGGCATCGATGCGATGCTGATCGGCCATTCGCACCAGGTGTTCCCCAACCCCGGCAGCACGGTGCCGCAGTTCAACCTGCCGGGCGTGGACAAGGCCAGAGGCACGGTGCATGGCGTGCCGACCGTCATGGCCAACTACTGGGGCCGGCATCTGGGGCTGATCAAGCTGGAGCTGGTCTTCCACGACGGCAAGTGGTCGGTCGACACCAACCGCACCCAGGTGGAAGCACGCTCGACACAGCAGGCTGACAAGAGCTATGTCGAGGTCGCGCCGGAAGTGGCCCGCGCCGTCGAGGCGGAACACCAGGCCACCATCGCCTACGTCAAGACGCCGATCGGCAGCACCGACTTCCGCATGAACACCTATTTCGCCGACGTCGGCGACGTGTCGGCCATCCAGGTGGTCAACCAGGCGCAGGCGGCCTATGTAGCCGACTACATCGCCGCCAACCTGCCGCAGTACGCGGCCCTGCCGGTGCTGTCGGTCAGCGCGCCCTTCAAGAGCGGCTTCGGCGGCGGCAGCGACTACACCGACGTCGCGCAGGGCCAGCTCGCCATCAACAACGCGGCCGACCTCTACCTGTACCCGAACACGGTCTATGCGGTGAAGGTCAGCGGCAGCGAACTGCGCGCCTGGCTGGAGACCGCCGCGCAGCGCTTCAACCGGATCGACCCGGCGCGCAGCGACGACCAGTGGCTCATCAGCGGCTTCCCCGGCTACAACTTCGACGTGCTGACCTCGCCCGACCTGAGCTACGAGATTGACGTGACCCAAGCGGTGGGCAGCCGCATCAAGGAGCTGCGCTACAAGGGCCAGCCGCTCGCGGCCGATGCGCAGTTCATCGTCGCCACCAACAACTACCGGGCCAGCGGCGGCGGCGGCTTCCCCGGGCTGGACGGCAGCAAGACCGTCTACGCCTCGCCCGACGCCAACCGGGATGTGCTGATTGCCTACATCAAGGCCAACCGCGACCTGACGCGGGCCGCCAACGGGTCGGCACGCAGCTGGCGCTTCAGCAAGGTCGCCACGCAGGGGCGGGTGCTGTTCAAGTCGGCAGCCGGGCAGCTGGCACTGGCGCACGCCGCCGGACTGAGCACGGTCTCGGTGGTGAACAACGACGACGGCAGCGGCAAGAACCTGGCGGTCTACGCGATCGACCTGCAGCAATGA
- the dkgB gene encoding 2,5-didehydrogluconate reductase DkgB, which yields MSLPAFGVGTFRLQGQTAVDSVRQALALGYRHVDTAQIYGNEAEVGEAIAGSGVPRRALFVTTKIWTDQLSGDRLVPSLKDSLHRLRLEQVDLTLIHWPSPGGAVPLAETLGALAEAQAAGLTGQIGVSNFTVALMDEALATGLPLATNQVELHPYLQNRKVVAHARRRGLHLTSYMTLAYGKVLQDAVIQAIARRQAATPAQVVLAWALQQGYAVIPSSTRRANLESNLRAQELRLSAQDMAQIDALDRDDRQANPPGLAPAWD from the coding sequence ATGAGCCTTCCCGCCTTTGGCGTCGGCACCTTCCGCCTGCAGGGCCAGACGGCCGTCGATTCAGTGCGCCAGGCGCTGGCGCTTGGCTACCGCCATGTCGACACGGCGCAGATCTATGGCAATGAAGCCGAGGTCGGCGAGGCCATCGCCGGCAGCGGCGTGCCGCGCCGAGCGCTGTTCGTCACCACCAAGATCTGGACCGACCAGCTCTCTGGCGACCGGCTGGTGCCGAGCTTGAAGGACAGCCTGCACCGCCTGCGCCTGGAGCAGGTGGACCTGACGCTGATCCACTGGCCCTCGCCCGGCGGCGCCGTGCCGCTGGCCGAGACGCTGGGGGCGCTGGCCGAGGCGCAAGCCGCCGGCCTCACCGGCCAGATCGGCGTCTCCAACTTCACGGTGGCGCTGATGGACGAGGCCTTGGCCACCGGCCTGCCCCTCGCCACCAACCAGGTGGAGCTCCATCCCTACCTGCAAAACCGCAAGGTGGTGGCGCATGCGCGCCGCCGCGGGCTGCACCTCACCTCCTACATGACGCTCGCCTATGGCAAGGTGCTGCAGGACGCTGTCATCCAGGCCATTGCCCGGCGCCAGGCGGCCACGCCGGCCCAGGTGGTGCTGGCCTGGGCGCTGCAGCAGGGATATGCGGTGATTCCGTCGTCCACCCGCCGCGCCAACCTGGAAAGCAACCTGCGGGCGCAGGAGCTGCGGCTGAGTGCGCAGGACATGGCGCAGATCGACGCGCTGGATCGCGATGACCGCCAGGCCAACCCGCCGGGCCTGGCACCGGCCTGGGACTGA